The genome window TGTACTTCTGCATAGGCAGCATATTTTAATAAATCCTCATCATCTATATTTCCCTTTGTCTGTATTTGTATAACATTAAAGACTCCTTTAGTTAAGGTGCCAGTTTTATCCATAACTACTGTATCTACATTATTTAGAGCTTCTAAATAATTTCCACCTTTAACTAAAATTCCTCTCTTGGAGGCCCCACCTATTCCACCGAAAAAACCTAGGGGAATAGAAATTACCAGGGCACAGGGGCAAGAAATAACTAAAAATACCAAGGAACGGTAAACCCATTGATGAAAAGTCGCTCCGGGCAATAATAAGGGGGGGATGATGGCTAATGCCAAAGCAGCATAAACAACTATGGGCGTATAGTATCTTGAAAATTTAGTCATAAATTGTTCAGTTTTAGCTTTATTATGACCAGCATTTTCGATTAGATCCAATACCTTGGAAACAGTGGACTCCCCAAAGGTTTTGGTGACCTTTATCGTGAGTACACCATTTTTATTAATGAAGCCACCCAGTACCTCTTCGCCAGGTTGGATCTTCCTAGGTACTGACTCTCCGGTTAAAGCAGATGTATCTACCATAGATTGACCATGGGAAACTACCCCATCAAGGGGGACTTTCTCCCCTGGTTTCACTAGGATATAGTCTCCTACATAAATATTTTCAGGAGCTACCTTAATGATCTCATCATTGACTTTTAAGTTTGCATGATCGGGTCTGATATCCATAAGATCCTTAATTGATTTTCGAGAACGACCTACAGCTAAATCTTGAAAAAGCTCGCCTATTTGATAAAAAAGCATAACCGAGATGCCTTCGGAGAATTGCCCAATGGCGAAAGCACCTATAGTAGCAATACTCATAAGGAAATTTTCGTCAAAAACTTGACCTCTGGATATGTTTTTTATGGCCCTTAGTAGAACTTCTCCACCTATTAAAAGATAGCTAAGGACAAAGAGTGGTAGGGCAATCCAAAAGTCAAAGGGGAAAATCAAAGCTAGGGCAAATAGGAAAACACCTAGTCCTAATAATAATAATTTATTTTTATTTAATGCACCACCATGATGATGATGGGAGTGGTCCCCTTCAGATGATTTCTTATTTGTTACCTCTACACTGGGTTCAAATTTTTTTACAATACTTTTTACTTCATTGAAAACAGCGTCTGTATTTTTACCATCCCTTAATTCTAGATTTAGGGTTTTTGCGACGAAATTTATATTGGCTTTTTTTACTCCATCAATCTTATTCACGTTTTCTTCAATCTTTGAGGCACAATTAACACAATTTAGGCCTTTTAGTAATAACTGTTGACTACTCATTTTAATTCCCCCCTATATATGACAAATATGAGCAAAACCAGCTTTGAGAATTTCATAGATATGATCATCATCTAAAGAATAATAAACAACTCGACCTTCCTTTCGATATTTAACCACTTTCATTTGTTTTAGCAATCTTAGCTGATGGGAAATACCCGATTGGCTAACGCCTATG of Irregularibacter muris contains these proteins:
- a CDS encoding heavy metal translocating P-type ATPase, translating into MSSQQLLLKGLNCVNCASKIEENVNKIDGVKKANINFVAKTLNLELRDGKNTDAVFNEVKSIVKKFEPSVEVTNKKSSEGDHSHHHHGGALNKNKLLLLGLGVFLFALALIFPFDFWIALPLFVLSYLLIGGEVLLRAIKNISRGQVFDENFLMSIATIGAFAIGQFSEGISVMLFYQIGELFQDLAVGRSRKSIKDLMDIRPDHANLKVNDEIIKVAPENIYVGDYILVKPGEKVPLDGVVSHGQSMVDTSALTGESVPRKIQPGEEVLGGFINKNGVLTIKVTKTFGESTVSKVLDLIENAGHNKAKTEQFMTKFSRYYTPIVVYAALALAIIPPLLLPGATFHQWVYRSLVFLVISCPCALVISIPLGFFGGIGGASKRGILVKGGNYLEALNNVDTVVMDKTGTLTKGVFNVIQIQTKGNIDDEDLLKYAAYAEVHSTHPIAISIVKKYNQEIDKGEITDYKEIAGQGIKAIVMGKKVLIGNARLMTMEDVEDFEDTAKVETIVHIALEGKYIGYILIADEIKEDAKETIKSLKELGVRKTVMLTGDKEAIGKKIAKEIDLDVVYTDLLPNEKVEKMEDLEKKKQSKGHLIFVGDGINDAPVLARADIGVAMGGLGSDAAIEAADIVLMTDEPSKLISAIKIAKKTRKIVFQNIIFALGIKTIVLLLGAFGVATMWEAVFADVGVSLIAILNSLRALRVNSI